The Thermus albus DNA window CTCTTTGGCCTCCTTTGGGGCCTCACCCAGGGTCGGGAGCTGGGCCTAACCGTGCCCGTGGCCCTGGCCACCCTGGCCGTGGCCGCCGTCTTCTACCTGCAGGCCTCTAAGGTCCGCGCTGAGAGGGCCCTCGCCACCTTGGGCCTCTACCTGGTGGCCCTGTTGGTGGTGGGCATCCTCCGGGAAGGGATTCGCGTTTCCGCCCTGGCCTCCATGGGCTACAACGTTTTCCGATACCCCTTCGTGTGGGACTGGGGGTCCATCCTCTACTTTGTGGCCACCGCTTTAGCCGCGGTTCCGGTCATCGCCTACCTGGCCCAGGTGCTCTACGCCTCAGGTAGCCGCAAGGAAGGGCTAGACCCCTCGCCCCAGGTGGAGCGGTTCGGGGACCTGGGGGTGAAGCTCCTCTTCGGCTGGTTTGTCTTCTACTTCGCCTTGGGCCTCTACGTGGTGGCACGCCACTTCTAGCACGCCCCCATCGCACCCCTCCGCCCCTAGGGGCGGAGGGGTGTTTCCCTTCCAAAAAAGAAGCGCCAAGATTCGTTTGCTCTTTGCTCCACGAGTACCCCATGTCCTGGCTATAGGAACAGGGAACAGGCCAACGATATATCCGATCTTCCGGATATATGATAAGGGGGTGCGGCGCCACCAGGTTCCCGGAGAAGATCGGCATCAAGAAGCCGACATCCAGCTGGTCCTAAAGACCTTCTCGGCTTTAGGTGAGGCCACCCGTTTGCGCATAGCCTTGGCCCTTTTGAGGGGGGAAGAAAGCGTGGGAGGGCTAGCCCAGCGCCTACGCCTTCCCCAAAGCACCACCTCGAGGCACCTGGCCATCCTGCGGGAAAGGGGGGTG harbors:
- a CDS encoding ArsR/SmtB family transcription factor, whose amino-acid sequence is MRRHQVPGEDRHQEADIQLVLKTFSALGEATRLRIALALLRGEESVGGLAQRLRLPQSTTSRHLAILRERGVVVARRQGNQVFYRLRSHIPDLLLQALAHAEHQRLGLPEHEA